The following proteins come from a genomic window of Pseudomonas syringae:
- a CDS encoding REP-associated tyrosine transposase yields the protein MGRSRYTITEPEKPHFLTCTVVEWLPLFTRPALVEILLNAWRYQQAHQGLQLFGYVVMENHLHFVAQAPALDKCVSSFKSFTARQIVETLEKSKAESTLQRLRFVKRIHKTDRVYQVWQEGTHAELIWNESVMRQKLDYIHHNPVKRGYVDVGEHWRYSSARDYEGQRGLIDIQRWY from the coding sequence ATGGGCCGGAGTAGATACACCATCACCGAACCTGAAAAACCCCACTTTCTGACGTGCACGGTGGTGGAGTGGTTGCCGCTTTTTACCCGGCCTGCTTTGGTGGAGATTCTGTTGAACGCATGGCGCTACCAACAGGCGCATCAAGGATTACAGCTTTTTGGGTACGTCGTTATGGAAAACCATTTGCACTTTGTGGCCCAGGCGCCCGCCTTGGACAAGTGTGTGAGTAGTTTCAAATCCTTCACGGCGAGGCAAATAGTCGAGACCCTCGAAAAGTCAAAAGCTGAAAGCACGTTGCAGCGCCTGCGTTTCGTCAAGCGCATTCACAAGACCGACAGGGTTTATCAGGTCTGGCAGGAGGGCACTCATGCCGAGTTGATCTGGAATGAAAGCGTGATGCGACAGAAGCTGGATTACATTCACCATAACCCGGTAAAGAGGGGCTATGTGGATGTCGGCGAGCATTGGAGATACTCCAGCGCTCGTGACTATGAAGGACAGCGTGGCTTGATCGATATTCAGCGCTGGTACTGA
- a CDS encoding ribonucleoside-diphosphate reductase subunit alpha has product MQTDTTRENSPTGAPQASQAQQDLSATAPGQLRVIKRNGTVVPYTDDKITVAITKAFLAVEGGNAAASSRIHDTVARLTEQVSATFKRRMPSGGTIHIEEIQDQVELALMRAGEQKVARDYVIYRDSRAKERAGRATDEHVQAHPSIRITLADGSFAPLDMGRLNTIVTEACEGLAEVDADLIQTETLKNLYDGVALKDVNTALVMTARTLVEREPNYSFVTARLLMDTLRAEGLGFLGVAESATHHEMADLYAKALPAYVATGIKFELLNPVLAEFDLEKLGKAINHERDQQFTYLGLQTLYDRYFIHKDGVRFELPQIFFMRVAMGLAIEEKAREDRAIEFYNLLSSFDYMSSTPTLFNAGTLRPQLSSCYLTTVPDDLSGIYHAIHDNAMLSKFAGGLGNDWTPVRALGSYIKGTNGKSQGVVPFLKVVNDTAVAVNQGGKRKGAVCAYLETWHMDIEEFIELRKNTGDDRRRTHDMNTANWIPDLFMKRVFDDGPWTLFSPSEVPDLHDLTGKAFQERYEYYEALTEYPGKVKLFKTIQAKDLWRKMLSMLFETGHPWLTFKDPCNLRSPQQHVGVVHSSNLCTEITLNTNKDEIAVCNLGSINLPNHIVDGKLDTDKLKRTVDVAVRMLDNVIDINYYSVPQAKNSNLRHRPVGLGIMGFQDALYLQHIPYGSDAAVQFADTSMEAVSYYAIQASCDLADERGAYETFQGSLWSKGILPLDSQQILIEQRGEKYISVDLKETLDWAPVRARVQKGIRNSNIMAIAPTATIANITGVSQSIEPTYQNLYVKSNLSGEFTVINPYLVRDLKARDLWDSVMINDLKYYDGSVQQIERIPQELKELYATAFEVDTKWIVDAASRRQKWIDQAQSLNLYIAGASGKKLDVTYRMAWYRGLKTTYYLRALAATSTEKSTVNTGKLNAVSSGGHGPDDSAITAPRPTEAAPAGPAPVPKACAIDEPDCEACQ; this is encoded by the coding sequence ATGCAAACAGACACAACTCGCGAGAACTCGCCGACCGGCGCGCCGCAGGCAAGCCAGGCCCAACAGGACCTGTCCGCCACCGCACCTGGTCAATTGCGCGTGATCAAGCGTAACGGCACTGTCGTCCCTTACACGGATGACAAGATCACCGTTGCCATCACCAAGGCGTTTCTTGCAGTTGAGGGCGGCAATGCTGCTGCCTCGTCGCGCATCCACGACACCGTTGCGCGCCTGACCGAACAGGTCAGCGCCACGTTCAAGCGTCGCATGCCTTCGGGCGGCACCATCCACATCGAAGAAATCCAGGATCAGGTCGAACTGGCCCTGATGCGCGCCGGCGAGCAGAAAGTGGCGCGCGACTACGTCATCTACCGTGATTCGCGCGCCAAGGAGCGCGCCGGTCGTGCCACCGACGAGCACGTCCAGGCTCACCCTTCGATCCGCATCACCCTGGCCGACGGCAGCTTTGCGCCGCTGGACATGGGTCGTCTGAACACCATCGTCACCGAAGCGTGTGAAGGCCTGGCTGAAGTCGATGCTGACCTGATCCAGACCGAAACCCTGAAGAACCTGTACGACGGCGTGGCGCTGAAAGACGTCAACACCGCACTGGTCATGACCGCCCGTACGCTGGTCGAGCGCGAGCCGAACTACTCGTTCGTCACCGCCCGCCTGTTGATGGACACCCTGCGTGCCGAAGGCCTGGGTTTCCTCGGTGTCGCCGAAAGCGCCACCCACCACGAAATGGCCGACCTGTACGCCAAGGCGCTGCCTGCCTACGTCGCTACCGGTATCAAGTTCGAACTGCTCAACCCGGTGCTGGCTGAATTCGACCTCGAAAAACTCGGCAAGGCGATCAACCACGAGCGCGACCAGCAGTTCACCTACCTGGGCCTGCAAACCCTGTACGACCGTTACTTCATCCACAAGGATGGCGTACGTTTCGAACTGCCGCAGATCTTCTTCATGCGCGTGGCCATGGGCCTGGCGATCGAAGAGAAAGCCCGTGAAGACCGCGCCATCGAGTTCTACAACCTGCTGTCGTCGTTCGACTACATGTCGTCGACCCCGACGCTGTTCAACGCCGGCACCCTGCGTCCACAGCTGTCCAGCTGCTACCTGACCACCGTGCCGGATGACCTGTCGGGCATCTACCACGCGATCCACGACAACGCCATGCTGTCCAAATTCGCAGGCGGTCTGGGCAACGACTGGACGCCGGTTCGTGCGCTGGGCTCGTACATCAAGGGCACCAACGGCAAATCGCAAGGCGTCGTGCCGTTCCTGAAAGTGGTCAACGACACCGCCGTTGCGGTCAACCAGGGCGGCAAGCGCAAGGGCGCTGTCTGTGCCTACCTGGAAACCTGGCACATGGACATTGAAGAGTTCATCGAGCTGCGCAAGAACACCGGCGATGACCGTCGTCGTACCCACGACATGAACACGGCCAACTGGATCCCTGACCTGTTCATGAAGCGCGTCTTCGATGACGGCCCGTGGACCCTGTTCTCGCCATCCGAAGTGCCGGACCTGCATGACCTGACCGGCAAGGCGTTCCAGGAGCGTTACGAGTACTACGAAGCGCTGACCGAATACCCGGGCAAGGTCAAACTGTTCAAGACTATCCAGGCCAAGGATCTGTGGCGCAAGATGCTCTCGATGCTGTTCGAAACCGGCCACCCGTGGCTGACCTTCAAGGACCCGTGCAACCTGCGCAGCCCGCAGCAGCACGTGGGCGTGGTTCACAGCTCGAACCTGTGCACCGAGATCACCCTGAACACCAACAAGGACGAGATCGCGGTCTGCAACCTGGGCTCGATCAACCTGCCGAACCACATCGTCGACGGCAAGCTGGACACCGACAAGCTCAAGCGCACCGTCGATGTAGCCGTGCGCATGCTCGATAACGTGATCGACATCAACTACTACTCGGTGCCGCAAGCCAAGAACTCCAACCTGCGCCACCGTCCGGTCGGCCTGGGCATCATGGGCTTCCAGGACGCGCTGTACCTGCAACACATCCCGTACGGTTCCGATGCTGCCGTGCAGTTCGCCGACACGTCCATGGAAGCGGTCAGCTACTACGCGATCCAGGCGTCCTGCGACCTGGCCGACGAGCGCGGTGCCTACGAGACGTTCCAGGGTTCGCTGTGGTCCAAGGGCATCCTGCCGCTGGATTCACAACAGATCCTGATCGAGCAGCGTGGCGAGAAATACATCAGCGTCGACCTGAAAGAAACCCTGGACTGGGCGCCGGTACGTGCCCGTGTGCAGAAAGGTATCCGTAACTCGAACATCATGGCCATCGCACCGACCGCCACCATCGCCAACATCACTGGCGTATCGCAGTCGATCGAACCGACCTACCAGAACCTGTACGTGAAATCGAACCTGTCCGGCGAATTCACCGTGATCAACCCGTACCTGGTTCGCGACCTCAAGGCCCGCGACCTGTGGGACTCGGTCATGATCAACGACCTGAAGTACTACGACGGTTCGGTGCAACAGATCGAACGCATCCCGCAGGAGCTCAAAGAGCTTTACGCGACTGCTTTCGAAGTGGACACCAAGTGGATCGTCGACGCGGCAAGCCGTCGTCAGAAGTGGATCGACCAGGCTCAGTCGCTGAACCTGTACATCGCTGGCGCTTCGGGCAAGAAGCTGGACGTGACCTACCGCATGGCCTGGTACCGTGGTCTGAAAACCACTTACTACCTCCGTGCCCTGGCCGCGACCAGCACCGAGAAATCCACCGTCAACACCGGCAAGCTCAACGCCGTATCGAGCGGCGGCCACGGCCCGGACGACTCGGCGATCACCGCCCCGCGCCCGACCGAAGCCGCACCAGCCGGTCCAGCACCGGTGCCAAAGGCATGCGCGATTGACGAGCCAGATTGTGAGGCTTGCCAGTAA
- a CDS encoding response regulator — protein MGQYREILLQPHIWHVLIVEDDQRLAELTSDYLQNNGLSVTIEGNGALAAARIIDEQPDLVILDLMLPGEDGFSICRSVRDRYDGPILMLTARTDDTDHIEGLDTGADDFVCKPVHPRVLLARIKALLRRSEAPQVPAAELRRLVFGPLVVDNALREAWLREQSIELTGAEFDLLWLLVANAGRTLSREEIFTALRGVGYDGQDRSIDVRISRIRPRIGDDPIHPRLIKTVRSKGYLFVPEAAQDMSGHVFSG, from the coding sequence ATGGGTCAATACCGGGAGATTCTTTTGCAGCCACACATCTGGCATGTGCTCATCGTCGAAGACGATCAACGTCTGGCTGAATTGACCAGCGATTACCTGCAGAACAACGGCCTGAGCGTGACGATAGAAGGAAACGGCGCACTGGCCGCAGCGCGAATCATCGACGAACAGCCTGACCTGGTGATTCTCGACCTGATGCTGCCGGGCGAAGACGGCTTCAGTATCTGCCGCAGCGTGCGTGACCGGTATGACGGTCCGATTCTGATGCTCACCGCGCGCACCGACGACACCGACCATATAGAAGGACTTGATACCGGCGCGGATGATTTCGTCTGTAAACCGGTGCATCCCCGCGTGTTGCTGGCGCGCATCAAGGCCTTGCTGCGCCGCAGCGAAGCGCCGCAGGTGCCCGCCGCCGAACTGCGGCGGCTGGTGTTCGGGCCATTGGTGGTGGACAACGCCCTGCGCGAGGCCTGGCTGCGCGAGCAGAGCATCGAGTTGACCGGTGCCGAGTTCGACCTGCTGTGGTTGCTGGTCGCCAATGCCGGGCGCACCTTGTCCCGCGAGGAGATCTTCACAGCGCTGCGCGGCGTCGGTTACGACGGGCAGGATCGCTCCATCGATGTGCGTATCTCGCGCATCCGCCCCAGGATCGGCGACGATCCCATTCATCCGCGTCTGATCAAGACCGTGCGCAGCAAGGGCTATCTGTTTGTGCCCGAGGCGGCGCAGGACATGAGCGGCCACGTGTTCAGCGGCTGA
- a CDS encoding dienelactone hydrolase family protein, giving the protein MRLWMAMIMMSLTGLAQAAIKTEQIDYKSADGTRLVGYYAYDDAVKGPRPGVLVVHEWWGLNDYAKRRARDLAALGYSAMAIDMYGEGKNTEHPKDAMAFMQAALKDSDAADKRFDAGLEQLKKQPQTDPKKIAAVGYCFGGKIVLDAARRGEPLLGVVSFHGALVTNTPARPGIKVPMLVEHGAKDSMVTPENVAAFKKEMDDAKADYKFVSIDGAKHGFTNPDADRLSHGEHGGPDIGYDKAADQSSWSDMQVFFKKIFG; this is encoded by the coding sequence ATGCGTTTGTGGATGGCAATGATCATGATGAGCCTGACCGGGCTCGCCCAGGCGGCGATCAAGACCGAGCAGATCGATTACAAGAGTGCCGACGGCACCAGACTGGTGGGTTATTACGCCTACGACGACGCCGTAAAAGGCCCGCGTCCCGGTGTGCTGGTGGTTCACGAGTGGTGGGGGCTGAACGATTACGCCAAGCGCCGCGCCCGTGATCTGGCGGCATTGGGTTACAGCGCCATGGCCATCGACATGTACGGCGAAGGCAAGAACACCGAGCACCCGAAAGACGCGATGGCCTTCATGCAGGCCGCACTCAAGGACAGCGATGCAGCCGACAAGCGCTTTGATGCCGGGCTTGAACAACTGAAGAAACAGCCGCAGACCGACCCGAAAAAGATTGCAGCGGTAGGCTACTGCTTCGGCGGCAAGATCGTGCTGGACGCCGCTCGTCGTGGCGAGCCGCTGTTGGGCGTGGTGAGCTTCCACGGTGCTCTGGTCACCAACACCCCGGCCAGACCGGGCATCAAGGTGCCGATGCTGGTCGAGCATGGTGCCAAGGACAGCATGGTCACCCCGGAAAACGTCGCCGCGTTCAAGAAGGAAATGGACGACGCCAAGGCTGACTACAAATTCGTCAGCATCGACGGCGCCAAACACGGCTTCACCAACCCCGACGCCGACCGCCTGAGCCACGGCGAACACGGTGGCCCGGACATCGGCTACGACAAGGCCGCCGACCAGAGTTCATGGTCGGATATGCAGGTGTTTTTCAAGAAGATATTTGGTTGA
- a CDS encoding ATP-binding protein codes for MIRSLRLRLMLGAATLAVIFMLLMLPALQGAFSLALRGAIEQRLASDVTTMISAARVEDGHLLMPSVLPGEQFNLPGSRLLGYIYNRQGQMVWRSLSTEGENIDYHPHYDGQGSEFTKIKEINGDEYFVYDVEIRLLGGRNAAFSIVAVQPLRGYQETIDGLRRKLYLGFGAALLVLLGLLWMGLTWGLRALRGLSQELDQVESGVRDSLSEEHPSELLRLTDSLNRLLRSEREQRIRYRDSLDDLAHSLKTPLAVLQGVSENIAKRPEDMEQAWVLQSQIERMSQQIGYQLQRASLRKSGLVRHHVMLRPVVESLCNTLDKVYRDKQVNVTLDLPEQCQVHMEEGALLEMLGNLLENAYRLCLSEVRVSFSQSATGDELCIEDDGPGVPQSQRARILERGERLDRQNPGQGIGLAVVKDIIESYGAQLTLGDSPLGGAAFRIHFLAQ; via the coding sequence GTGATTCGTTCGCTTCGCCTGCGCTTGATGCTGGGCGCCGCCACCTTGGCGGTGATCTTCATGTTGCTGATGCTGCCTGCCTTGCAGGGGGCCTTCAGCCTGGCGTTACGCGGAGCGATCGAGCAACGGCTGGCGTCCGATGTCACCACCATGATTTCCGCCGCCCGTGTCGAGGACGGCCATCTGTTGATGCCGTCAGTGTTGCCGGGCGAACAGTTCAACCTGCCCGGCAGCCGCTTGCTGGGCTACATCTATAACCGCCAGGGGCAGATGGTCTGGCGTTCGCTGTCGACCGAAGGCGAAAACATCGACTACCACCCGCACTATGACGGGCAAGGCAGCGAATTCACCAAGATCAAGGAAATCAACGGCGACGAGTACTTCGTCTACGACGTTGAAATTCGTCTGCTGGGCGGCCGCAACGCTGCGTTCAGTATCGTTGCTGTGCAGCCGTTGCGTGGTTATCAGGAGACCATCGACGGTTTGCGGCGCAAGCTCTATCTGGGCTTCGGCGCAGCATTATTGGTGCTGCTCGGCCTGCTGTGGATGGGCCTGACCTGGGGGTTGCGTGCGTTGCGCGGCTTGAGTCAGGAACTGGATCAGGTGGAATCGGGCGTGCGTGACAGCCTGAGCGAAGAGCACCCAAGCGAACTGTTGCGCCTGACCGACTCGCTCAACCGGCTGTTGCGCAGCGAGCGTGAACAGCGAATTCGTTACCGCGACTCGCTGGACGACCTGGCCCACAGTCTGAAAACGCCGCTGGCGGTGTTGCAGGGTGTCAGCGAAAACATCGCCAAGCGTCCCGAGGACATGGAACAGGCCTGGGTGCTGCAATCGCAGATCGAGCGCATGAGCCAGCAGATCGGCTATCAACTGCAACGCGCCAGCCTGCGTAAAAGTGGCTTGGTGCGCCATCACGTGATGCTGCGCCCGGTGGTCGAAAGCCTGTGCAACACACTGGACAAGGTGTATCGCGACAAGCAGGTCAACGTCACGCTGGACTTGCCGGAACAGTGCCAGGTGCATATGGAGGAGGGCGCGCTGCTGGAAATGCTCGGCAACCTGCTGGAAAACGCCTACCGGCTGTGCCTGAGCGAGGTGCGTGTCAGCTTCAGTCAGTCCGCGACCGGCGATGAACTCTGTATCGAAGACGACGGCCCCGGCGTTCCACAAAGCCAGCGTGCGCGCATTCTGGAGCGTGGCGAGCGGCTGGATCGGCAGAACCCTGGTCAGGGGATCGGCCTGGCGGTGGTCAAGGACATCATTGAAAGCTACGGCGCACAACTGACGCTGGGCGATTCCCCGCTGGGTGGCGCAGCGTTCAGGATTCACTTTCTGGCGCAGTGA
- a CDS encoding 4'-phosphopantetheinyl transferase family protein — MTQLPLLPLCCPELVRHWPLPHALPGAVLVSGYFDPLKLAAGDFARCAVDSPASIQRSVAKRQTEFLAGRLCAREAMRQLDGRLCIPTLGEDRAPVWPGDVCGSITHSTGWAAAVVAHKQQWRGLGLDTENLLSHDRASRLAGEILTAAELADMAAGPEDQIALRVTLTFSIKEALFKALYPIVQKRFYFEDAQLLEWSADGRARLRLLIDLSSEWHSGKELDGQFSVLGDHLLSLIAINA; from the coding sequence ATGACTCAATTACCCCTCCTCCCCCTCTGCTGCCCCGAACTTGTCCGGCATTGGCCTTTGCCGCATGCCTTGCCGGGTGCGGTGCTGGTCAGTGGGTATTTTGATCCGCTCAAGCTGGCCGCAGGCGACTTTGCGCGTTGTGCGGTCGACTCCCCGGCGAGCATTCAGCGCTCGGTCGCCAAGCGGCAGACCGAATTCCTCGCGGGCCGGCTGTGCGCCCGCGAGGCCATGCGTCAGCTGGATGGTCGCCTGTGTATTCCCACGCTGGGCGAAGATCGGGCGCCGGTCTGGCCCGGTGATGTCTGCGGCTCCATCACGCACAGCACCGGCTGGGCGGCCGCCGTGGTGGCGCACAAGCAGCAATGGCGTGGGCTGGGGCTGGACACCGAGAACCTGCTGAGCCACGACCGGGCTTCTCGTCTGGCCGGGGAAATTCTGACCGCTGCCGAGCTGGCGGACATGGCCGCTGGCCCGGAAGACCAGATAGCGTTGCGCGTAACCCTGACCTTTTCGATCAAGGAGGCGCTGTTCAAGGCGCTCTATCCCATCGTGCAGAAGCGCTTCTATTTCGAAGACGCACAACTGCTGGAATGGTCCGCCGACGGCCGTGCGCGCCTGCGACTGTTGATCGATCTGTCCAGCGAGTGGCACTCAGGCAAGGAGCTGGACGGCCAGTTCAGCGTGCTGGGCGATCACCTTCTGAGTCTGATTGCCATCAACGCCTGA
- a CDS encoding response regulator, translated as MKLLVVEDEALLRHHLRTRLTEAGHVVEAVANAEEALYQVAQFNHDLAVIDLGLPGIGGLDLIRQLRTLGKAFPILILTARGNWQDKVEGLAAGADDYVVKPFQFEELDARLNALLRRSSGFIQSTITAGPLLLDLNRKHAALAEQPLALTAYEYRILEYLMLHHQQVVPKERLMEQLYPDDDERDPNVIEVLVGRLRRKLDSSVAFKPIETVRGMGYLFNERCT; from the coding sequence ATGAAGTTGTTGGTAGTTGAGGATGAAGCGCTGTTGCGCCATCACCTGCGAACCCGCCTGACCGAAGCGGGGCATGTGGTGGAAGCGGTGGCCAATGCGGAAGAAGCGTTGTATCAGGTCGCGCAATTCAATCACGATCTGGCGGTGATCGACCTGGGCTTGCCGGGCATCGGCGGGCTGGACCTGATTCGTCAGTTGCGCACGCTCGGCAAGGCGTTTCCGATCCTGATCCTGACCGCACGCGGCAACTGGCAGGACAAGGTCGAAGGGCTGGCTGCCGGGGCTGACGACTACGTGGTCAAACCCTTTCAGTTCGAAGAGCTCGACGCACGGCTCAATGCCTTGTTGCGGCGCTCCAGTGGCTTTATTCAATCGACCATCACCGCTGGCCCGCTGTTGCTCGACCTCAATCGCAAACACGCCGCCCTGGCGGAGCAGCCATTAGCGCTGACGGCCTACGAATACCGCATTCTTGAATACCTGATGCTCCATCATCAGCAAGTGGTGCCCAAAGAGCGCTTGATGGAACAACTGTACCCCGATGACGACGAGCGCGATCCGAACGTGATTGAAGTGCTGGTCGGCCGGCTGCGTCGCAAGCTGGACAGCAGCGTGGCCTTCAAACCCATCGAAACCGTGCGTGGCATGGGCTATCTGTTCAATGAGCGCTGTACGTGA
- the fhuF gene encoding siderophore-iron reductase FhuF produces the protein MFQPVLATHAGAALSSPLFSGPLARFGQTLLTAEDSRAVVGVPDVLRPERLDQLLLSVYGPQLMPGQLPVLVSQWAKFYFMQMIPPVLVASLVHGWHWPLALADVALALDERGVPCGVRLTGKGGVYREVPADPFQRFAGLLDDNLQPFIAALSAYGGLPGAVLWSSAGDYLEGCLAQLALCSEVSLEAGLALLSEKRRPDGRANPLFQAVRYVPQAEGTEPRRQRRACCLSHRIEWVGRCEHCPLPE, from the coding sequence GTGTTTCAGCCTGTCCTGGCCACGCACGCAGGTGCCGCGTTGAGTTCGCCATTGTTCAGCGGGCCGCTTGCGCGCTTTGGGCAGACGCTGCTGACGGCGGAGGATTCACGGGCTGTCGTGGGCGTGCCTGATGTGCTGCGGCCTGAGCGTCTGGATCAGTTGCTGCTGAGTGTTTACGGGCCGCAGTTGATGCCCGGTCAATTGCCGGTGCTGGTCTCGCAGTGGGCCAAGTTTTACTTCATGCAGATGATTCCGCCGGTGCTGGTTGCCAGTCTGGTGCATGGCTGGCACTGGCCGTTGGCGCTTGCGGACGTGGCGCTGGCGCTGGATGAGCGCGGGGTGCCGTGCGGTGTCAGGCTGACGGGAAAGGGTGGGGTTTACCGGGAGGTTCCGGCAGATCCGTTTCAGCGCTTTGCCGGGTTGCTTGACGATAATCTGCAGCCCTTTATTGCGGCATTGAGTGCTTATGGCGGACTGCCCGGTGCGGTGTTGTGGAGCAGCGCGGGGGATTATCTGGAAGGCTGTCTGGCTCAACTGGCCTTATGCAGTGAGGTGTCGCTGGAGGCGGGGCTTGCATTATTGAGTGAAAAGCGGCGGCCGGATGGGCGGGCCAATCCGTTGTTTCAGGCGGTGCGTTATGTGCCGCAGGCCGAGGGCACTGAGCCGCGTCGGCAACGGCGTGCGTGTTGTTTGAGTCATCGGATCGAGTGGGTCGGACGCTGCGAGCACTGCCCGCTGCCCGAGTGA
- a CDS encoding ATP-binding protein, with the protein MNSIFLRIYGGVLGVLVLVALLGVLALQVLNQARGEQYRERLAHGTFTVMADNLISLDDIERRRALATWERLLGIPLSLQSFEQVQLDSRALGQLARGQVVVEQIGPHAAKVYRQLSDKEPLLLSGEVQQITEQLARATLYLLIDELVRFPVDEQPARLQALRIDKGFGFDLHLLALDQADLDDDQRRRIYEGDTVMALGKGGDSIRVLAGIVDTHWVLEIGPLYQMNPYPLHWLLLIALLGLCFIGLVVYLLVRRLERRVLELEAAATQIAQGSLQTRVPTEGSDSVGRLAAAFNSMAEHLQRSLMIQRELVRAVSHELRTPVARLRFGLEMVSDAATEEARLKYLRGMDSDIQDLDKLVDEMLTYARLEQGAPTLNFQRVDLDALLDQVIAELAPLRADVRISRGECFTPDETAWVEAEPRYLHRALQNLVSNALRHAETEVRVSYQLRAQQCRIDVDDDGPGVPEQAWEQIFTPFMRIDDSRTRASGGHGLGLSIVRRIIHWHEGRASVGRSVSLGGACFSLSWPRTQVPR; encoded by the coding sequence ATGAATTCGATCTTTCTGCGCATCTACGGCGGCGTGCTGGGCGTACTGGTGCTGGTCGCGCTGCTGGGCGTGCTGGCGCTGCAGGTGCTCAATCAGGCGCGCGGCGAGCAGTATCGCGAGCGCCTGGCCCACGGCACGTTCACGGTGATGGCCGACAACCTGATTTCGCTCGACGATATCGAGCGCCGTCGCGCCCTGGCGACCTGGGAGCGGCTGCTGGGTATTCCGCTGAGCCTGCAAAGCTTCGAACAGGTCCAACTCGACAGCCGCGCACTGGGCCAGTTGGCGCGCGGGCAGGTGGTGGTCGAGCAGATCGGCCCGCACGCCGCGAAGGTCTATCGCCAGTTGAGCGACAAAGAGCCGCTGCTGTTGAGCGGCGAAGTGCAGCAGATCACCGAGCAACTGGCACGGGCGACGCTCTATCTGTTGATCGACGAGTTGGTGCGCTTTCCGGTCGACGAGCAGCCGGCGCGCCTGCAAGCCCTGCGCATCGACAAGGGCTTCGGTTTTGATCTGCACTTGCTGGCGCTGGATCAGGCCGATCTGGATGACGATCAACGCCGCCGCATCTATGAAGGCGATACGGTGATGGCGCTGGGCAAGGGTGGCGATTCGATCCGCGTGCTGGCCGGCATCGTCGACACTCACTGGGTGCTGGAAATCGGCCCGCTGTATCAGATGAACCCTTATCCGCTGCATTGGCTGCTGCTGATCGCCTTGCTGGGGCTGTGTTTTATCGGGCTGGTGGTTTATCTGCTGGTGCGGCGTCTGGAGCGGCGCGTGCTGGAACTGGAAGCCGCTGCCACGCAGATCGCCCAGGGCAGCCTGCAAACCCGCGTGCCCACCGAGGGTTCCGATTCGGTAGGGCGATTGGCCGCGGCGTTCAACAGCATGGCCGAGCACCTGCAGCGCTCGCTGATGATCCAGCGCGAACTGGTGCGGGCGGTGTCTCATGAGCTGCGCACGCCGGTGGCGCGGCTGCGTTTCGGTCTGGAAATGGTCAGCGACGCCGCTACTGAGGAAGCGCGGCTCAAGTACCTGCGCGGCATGGACAGCGATATTCAGGACCTCGACAAACTGGTGGATGAAATGCTCACCTATGCGCGCCTGGAGCAAGGCGCGCCGACCCTGAATTTCCAGCGTGTCGACCTGGATGCGCTACTCGATCAGGTCATCGCCGAGCTGGCGCCCTTGCGCGCAGACGTGAGAATTTCGCGGGGTGAGTGTTTTACGCCAGACGAAACCGCCTGGGTCGAGGCCGAGCCGCGTTACTTGCATCGGGCGCTACAGAATCTGGTCAGTAATGCGTTGCGTCACGCTGAAACCGAAGTGCGTGTCAGCTATCAGTTGCGCGCGCAGCAATGCCGTATCGACGTGGACGACGACGGGCCCGGTGTTCCGGAGCAGGCTTGGGAGCAGATTTTCACGCCATTCATGCGCATCGATGACAGCCGCACGCGGGCGTCGGGCGGGCATGGGCTGGGCCTGTCGATTGTGCGGCGGATCATCCACTGGCACGAGGGCCGCGCATCGGTCGGCCGCAGTGTCAGTTTGGGTGGCGCGTGTTTCAGCCTGTCCTGGCCACGCACGCAGGTGCCGCGTTGA